One genomic window of Arachis stenosperma cultivar V10309 chromosome 10, arast.V10309.gnm1.PFL2, whole genome shotgun sequence includes the following:
- the LOC130954670 gene encoding 60S ribosomal protein L38-like, with translation MPKQIHEIKDFLLTARRKDARSVKIKRSRDVVKFKVRCSKYLYTLCVFDPEKADKLKQSLPPGLSVQDL, from the exons ATG CCGAAGCAAATACATGAGATAAAGGATTTCCTTCTAACAGCAAGAAGGAAGGACGCAAGGTCAGTGAAGATAAAGAGGAGCAGAGATGTTGTTAAGTTCAAGGTCAGGTGCTCCAAGTACCTCTACACTCTTTGTGTCTTTGATCCTGAAAAAGCTGATAAATTGAAGCAATCTCTCCCTCCTG GTTTGAGTGTGCAAGACCTATAA